The Streptomyces sp. NBC_01463 DNA window GGGAATCATCGGCGCCTCCTCGACCATGATCTTCTGGAGGGTGTTCATGGCGGCGGTGCGGGCGGTGTCGGTCGTGGCGTTGGCGAAGTCCTTGAGCGCCTCGGTGGCCTCGGGGCTCTTGAAGCGGCCGAAGTTGCCGAGCTGGGAGGCCTTGCCGATCGGCTGGAGCAGCGCGCCGTCCATGATGTTCTGGTACATGTCGTAGGGGGTGGCGCCGCTGTTGGTCCAGTGCAGGGTGGCGTCGAAGTTGCCGTTGGCGACGTCCGCGCCCCAGGCGTCGGCGGTCTGCGTCTTGACCTTGGCCTCGATGCCGATCTTCTTGATGTTGTCCTTGATGATCGACAGACCCGTGATGTAGTCGTTCCAGCCCGCCGGGTCGGTGAAGGTGAGCTTCACCGCCTTGCCGCTCGGGTCCTTCAGCACACCGCCGCTGAGCGTGAAGCCGGCCTTCTCCAGGACCTTCTTGGCGCCCTCGACGTCAGGCTTCGTCGTGGCGCTCTTGTACTCGGGGGCGATGAAGGACTGGCCGGCCGGCAGCGGAATGCCGGTGGGGCTGGTGATCTCCGGGTAGAGCGTCGCCTCGGCCTGGGTGTAGATGGCGTTGCGGTCGACGACCATCGCCATGGCCTTGCGCAGCGCCGGGTTGTCGAACGGCTTACGGGTGGTGTTGAACCAGAGGCCGTGGATGCCGAGCCCGGAGGGGAACCACAGCTTGTGGTTCTTCGGGTCCTTGGCGATGAACAGCTTCTTGTAGTCCGGCATGAAGACGAACGACCACTCGAGCTTGCCGCTGGCCAGCGCGGTGGTGGCGGCGTTGTTGTCGTTGTACGTGCTGTAGCGCAGCTCCTTGACCTTCGTCTCGCCCTTCCAGTACGTGGGCGTGGCGGTCAGCGTGGTGGTCTGCGGGGTGAACGTCTTGAGCTTGTACGGGCCCGAGCCGACGGGCGTGCGGTTGGGCCAGGTCTCCGGGTTCTTGACGCCTTCCCAGATGTGCTTGGGCACGACGAACTGCTGAAGGATCTTGTTCTGGTTGACGTACTGCGAGTCCTCGAAGGTCAGAACGACCTTCTTGCCCTGGACCTCGACCCCGTCGTACGCGATGCCGTCACCGTTGAGCGCCGGGTGCTTCTTCAGCAGGTTGAAGGTGTACGCCACGTCGTCCGCGGTCACCGGCTTGCCGTCGGCCCACTTCGCCTTGCCGTCCAGGGTGAAGGTGAGCTTGGTGAAGTTGAGCTCCCACTGCCAGTCCGACGCGAGCCACGGGTCGGCCTTGGCGGTGGGCCGGATCTGGCTCACCATCGCCAGCGGCTCGTAGATCATGAAGCGGTAGCCGAGGGTGGCGCCGGCCGAGGTGTTCAGGAACGGGTTGCTGTTGTTCGTCTGCGGCCCGTCCGGCTTGCCGATGTTCAGGACACCGGAGGCGCCGCTGCCGCCCTTCTTGTTGTTCGAGTTGGCTGACGAGCATCCGGCGGCGAGCGCGACCACCGCGGTGGCGAGCGCGACCGCTCTGAGCGTGTGGTGACGGCGTGCGGACATGGCGACTCCAGGAGGGACTGGCGGGTCTGGGAGATCCGGAAACGGGCAGCGCTCGGCGCGCCGGGTACGGGCGGTACGGGTGGTGCGGGTGCGGACGGGCCGGGGGCCCGCCGCTAGGGCGCCGAGTGGCGCACGACCAGTTCGGTGGGCAGCACGACCGGTGCGTCGGGTACCGGTGTGCCGCCGAGGTGGGAGAGCAGCATCCGTGCGGCCGTCTCACCCATCTGCCGGGTGGGCTGGCGCACGGTGGTCAGGGGCGGTTCGGTGTGCTCGGCCATCGGGATGTCGTCGAAGCCGACCACCGCGATGTCGCCGGGCACGGTGCGCCCCGCGGCGCGCAGCGCCCGCAGCACACCTGCCGCGGTGATGTCGTTGTGCGCGAAGACCGAGTCGAACTCCGCGCCGGAGGCCAGGAGTTCCTCCACGGCGACGCGGCCGCAGCGTTCGGTGAAGTCCCCGCGGAAGACGAGCTCGGTGGGCAGGACGGAGACGAACCCCGCCAGCCGGTCGCGTACGCAGCCGAAGTCCTGGGGGCCGGTGATGACCAGCGGCCTGGTGCGGCCGGCAGCCCGCAGATGGCGGGCGGCCGACGCGCCTCCTTCGTGGTTGGTGGTCACGACGGAGGGGAATTCGGGGTGGTGGCCGCGATCGTCGATCAGCACGATCGGCAGGCCGCCGCGGTGCAGTGCGGTGAGGTGGTCGAGGGTGTTCTCGGGTTCGACGACGACCAGTCCGTCGAAGGCGCGCGCCGACACCTGGCTGGTGAAGCGCTCCACGGACTCGGCCCCGCGGTTGCAGGTGAAGAGCAGCAGCCCGTAGTCGGCGGCCTCGACGGTGTCGACGACGCCCTGCAGTACCTCGCCCATCCACGGCCAGGTCAGCGAGGGCACCAGCATGCCGACGGTGCGGCTGCTGCCGCGGGCCAGACCGACGGCGCCCGAGCTGGGCACGTAGCCGAGCTGTGCGATCACTTCACGAACACGGGCAGCCGTCGAACCGTCCACTTCGCCCTTGGTGTTGATGACCCGGGACACGGTCGTCTTGCTGACGCCGGCCTCGCGGGCGACATCAGCGATGGTGACTCGCATCGGGGGCCTCCAGGGACACAACGGACAGAGCGAACGGCCGGCTGTGGAACCGGTACCGCAACCGGTTCCGGAACCGGTACCGGCGTTGGTGGCGTGAGTTAACCCCGCTGGAACAGAGCCGTCAATACTTCACGTCGAGATTGGTCCGTACCCATCCTCGGAGCGGCCAGGAACGCCCTTGCGTTCAATTCCTGAACGCGCATCCTCTTGACGTGGGCACGTAAGAGCAGTTCACTCCCGTCTCGTCCGACGGCACGATCCCCACGCTCCCGCCGAGGAAGGCATCAGCCATGATCCGATCAGGAAGGGCGGCGAGGGCGCTGCTCGCCGCCGTGCTCGCGACCGCCGGGCTCACCGGACTCTCGTCCGGCACCGCGCAGGCCGCGGGCGAGACGGTGAACATCGCCCTGACCACCACGGACGACGCGGGCGGCCGCCATGTCACCCGGGGCCTGGAGGCCCAGACGCCGGTCGCCTTCGGCGCGGGGAACGGCGGTGGCGGCACGAACATCACGGTCGACGAGAACACCACCTACCAGACCTTCACAGGCGGCGGCGCCTCGTTCACCGACACCGCCGCGTACCTGATGAAGAGCAGCGGGGCGCTGAGCCAGGCGACCCGGGACGCCACGATGAAGAAGCTCTTCTCCCCCACGGAGGGCATCGGGCTCTCGTTCGTACGCAATCCGATGGGCGGTTCGGACCTGGCGCGGTACGGCTACACGTACGACGACATGCCCGCCGGGCAGAGCGACCCGTCGCTGGCGAACTTCTCGATCGCACACGATCTGGAGGACGTGCTGCCGCTGACGAAACAGGCCAGGCAGCTCAACCCGGCGCTGACGACGGTGGCCTCGCCGTGGACCGCCCCGGCCTGGATGAAGGACAACGGCCAGCTGAACGGCGGCTGGCTGAAGGCGGAGAACTACGGCGCCTACGCCGACTACTTCGTGAAGTACCTCCAGGCCTACCGGGACCAGGGCGTGCCGGTCGACTACGTCACCGCGCAGAACGAGCCGACGTGCTGCGGCGGTTACCCCTCGATGAGCTGGAACGGCTCCGGCCTGGCCTATTTCACCAAGAGCGAGCTGCTGCCCAAGCTGGCATCGGCCGGCCTGGCGACCAAGGTGCTGGCGCACGACTGGAACTGGGACACCTACGACGCGTACGCCGCGGCCACCGTGGACGACGCGGCGGTGCGCAACCACCCCAACTTCGGCGGGGTGGCCTGGCACGGCTACGGCGGTGACGTCACCAAGCAGACGACGGTCCACGACCAGTACCCGACGACGGACGCGTTCCAGACGGAGCACTCCGGCGGCACCTGGGTCGCCGACCAGCAGCGCGAGGACATGACCAACATCATCGATTACACCCGCAACTGGGCGAAGTCGGTGACCAAGTGGTCCCTCGCGGTGGATCAGAACCGTGGCCCGCACAACGGCGGCTGCGGCACCTGCGACGGGCTGATCACCGTGCACGACGGGGACAGCCGGAGCGGGCAGGTCGACTACACCGTCGAGTACTACACGATGGGCCACCTGACCAAGTTCGTCCGCCCGGGAGCCTCCCGGATCGCCTCCACCGCCAGTTCCACCGTGCCCAACGTCGCCTGGCGCAACCCGGACGGCTCGAAGGCACTGATCGCGTACAACGGCGGCGGCCAGACCCAGCAGGTGACGGTCAACTGGGGTGGCCAGAAGTTCACTTACTCGCTGCCCGGGCGCACTTCGGCGACCTTCACCTGGTCGGGGACGCAGTCGGGCGCACAGTCCGCATCGGGCGCCCTGTCCGGCTCCGGCGGCAAGTGCCTGGACGCGACGGGCAACACCGGCGCCGACGGCACGCCGGTGCAGATCTGGGACTGCACGGGAGCGGCCAACCAGCGCTGGACCGTCCAGGGCGACGGCTCGGTCCGCACGCTCGGCGCCTGCCTGGACGTGACCTCGGGCTCGACGGCGAACGGGGCGAAGGTGCAGCTGTACACCTGCAACGGCTCCGCCGCGCAACGCTGGACGTACAACCCTTCAACGGGCGACGTCGTCAACACGGCCGCCGGCAAGTGCCTCGACGTGACCGGCCAGTCGACGGCGAACGGGGCGCGCACCCAGATCTGGACGTGCACCGGGGCGGCCAACCAGAAGTGGCACCTGGGGTAGCTGCCCGCACGCACCTGGACCGCGGGCCGGAGAGCCGGCCCGCGGTCCGGGTGCGTCCGTGCTACTCGGTCGGCTCGATCCCCGCGCGCAGCAGCCCGAAGGTGTACGCGTCCTCCAGCGCCTGCCAGGACGCGGCGATGACGTTCTCGGCGACCCCCACGGTCGCCCAGTCGCCGGTGCCGTCGCCCGTGGTGATCAGGACGCGGGTGGTGGAGTCGGTGCCGGTGCGGCCCTCCAGGATGCGGACCTTGTAGTCCATCAGCTCCAGCTTGGCGAGCTGCGGGTAGATCCGCTCCAGGGCGACGCGCAGCGCCCGGTCCAGCGCGTTGACCGGGCCGTTTCCCTCGGCCGTGGCGACGATCCGCTCGCCCTTGGACCACAGCTTCACGGTCGCCTCGTTGGCGTGCGTCCCGTCGGGGCGGTCCTCGACGATGGCGCGCCAGGACTCGGTGCGGAAGTACCGGCGTACCCGCCCCTCGGCCTCGGCGCGCAGCAGCAGCTCGAAGGAGGCGTCGGCCGCCTCGTAGGTGTAGCCCTTCAGCTCGCGCTCCTTGACCCGCTCGACGACGCGGCCGATCAGCTCGCGGTCGCCGCCGAGGTCGATCCCGAGCTCCTGGCTCTTGAGCTCGATGGAGGCGCGGCCCGCCATGTCGGAGACGAGCATCCGCATGGTGTTGCCGACCAGTGCGGGGTCGATGTGCTGGTACAGGTCCGGGTCGACCTTGATCGCGGAGGCGTGCAGCCCGGCCTTGTGCGCGAACGCCGAGACTCCGACGTAGGGCTGGTGGGTGGACGGCGTGAGGTTGACGACCTCGGCGATGGCGTGCGAGACGCGGGTCATGTCGGCGAGCGCGCCCTCGGGCAGCACGGTCTTGCCGTACTTCAGCTCCAGCGCGGCGACGACGGGGAAGAGGTTGGCGTTGCCGACCCGCTCGCCGTAGCCGTTGGCGGTGCACTGGACATGGGTGGCGCCCGCGTCGACGGCGGCCAGGGTGTTGGCGACGGCGCAGCCGGTGTCGTCCTGGGCGTGGATGCCGAGGCGGGCGCCGGTGTCGGCCAGGACGGTGGCGACGACGGCCTGGACCTGGGCGGGGAGCATCCCGCCGTTGGTGTCGCAGAGGATGACGACGTCGGCGCCGGCCTCGGACGCGGCCTTGACGACGGACTTGGCGTACTCGGGGTTGGCGCGGTAGCCGTCGAAGAAGTGCTCGCAGTCGACGAAGACCCGGCGGCCCTGTTCGCGGAGGTGGGAGACGGTGTCGCGGACCATCTCCAGGTTCTCCTCCAGCGTGGTGCGCAGGGCGAGCTCCACATGGCGGTCGTGCGACTTGGCGACCAGGGTGATCACCGGGGCGCCCGACTCCAGCAGCGCCTTGACCTGCGGGTCCTCGGACGCCTTGCCGCCGGCCCGGCGGGTCGCGCCGAAGGCGACCAGCTCGGCGTTCCTGAACTCGATCTCCTGGCGCGCGCGGGCGAAGAACTCGGTGTCGCGGGGGTTGGCGCCCGGCCAGCCGCCCTCGATGAAACCGACGCCGAAGTCGTCCAGGTGCCGGGCGATGGTCAGCTTGTCCGCGACCGTCAGGTTGATGCCTTCACGCTGGGCACCGTCGCGCAGCGTGGTGTCGAAGACATGGAAACTGTCGTCGCTGGGCTTGGCCTTGGTGGTCATGCTGGTCTGACTCCTGTCGGATGAGTGGATCCGGACGATCTGATTCCACTTGCCCCCATCATCCCGCGCGCCTCGTCCCGGTCCGTGGTGAGGGCCGGAAAACAAAAAACCCCTCGCGGGTGCGAGAGGTCTGCGCGCGGGTCTGGGGCACGGTGGCCGTGCCGTACATGGTGGTACGGGACGGTCACTGCGGACCGGCGCGCCTGTTGCCAATAATCATGACGAACGAGGACACGGAGGCAGTCTGGCACAGGACCGCCTCCGTGCTCCGCCCCGTCTCAGGATGCGGGCGTGACGCTCGTCGCCCCGGCCGGTGCCGCCTGCTCGCCGGAACGCCCGGCGGCGACCCGGTTCAGGTCGATGTCGCGGGTCTCGCGCATCGTCAGGTAGACGACCAGGGAGACCGCGGCGCAGCCGGCCACGTACCAGTAGAAGCCGGACTCGATCCCGGCGTTCTTGAACCACAGCGCCACGTACTCGGCGGTGCCGCCGAACAGCGCGTTGGCGACGGCGTACGAGAGACCGACGCCCAGGGCGCGGATGCCCGTCGGGAACAGCTCGGCCTTCACACAGGCGTTGATGGAGGTGTATCCGGTGATCACCAGCAGCGCCAGCAGCGCGAGCCCGAAGGCGGGCCAGAAGGTGTCGGCGTGCTTGAGCATCGTCATGATCGGCACGGTCAGGAAGGTCGAGCCGACCGCGAAGGTGATCAGCAGCGGGCGGCGGCCGATCCGGTCGGAGAGCATCCCGGCCAGCGGCTGGACGCACATGAAGACGAACAGCGCGCAGAAGCTGACGAGCGAGGCGGTCGACTTGTCCATGCCGGCGCTCTTGGAGAGGAACTTCGTCAGATAGGTCGTGTACGTGTAGTAGGCGACGGTCCCGCCCATGGTCAGGGCCATCACCAGGAACGCCTCGCGCCGGTGCTGCCAGAGCACCTTCAGCGTGCCGCGGTCCTGCTGCTCGGCGGCGCCCGACTCGGCGTACACCTCGGTCTCCAGCATGGAGCGGCGCAGGTAGAACACGATGGCGGCACCCAGCGCGCCGACGACGAACGGGATGCGCCAGCCCCAGCTGTGCAGGGCCGCCTCGGACATGTTGCGCTGCAGGACGATCTGCAGGCCGAGGCCGACGAGCTGTCCCGCGGTCATGGACACGTACTGGAAGCTGGAGGCGAAGCCGCGCTTCTCCGGCGCGGAGGCCTCGGTGAGGTACGTGGCGCTGGCCGCGTACTCGCCGCCGACGGACAGCCCCTGGAGCAGCCGCGCCAGCATCAGCACGGCGACGCCGCCGTACCCGGCGACGTCGTAGGTCGGCGCGATCGCGATGAGGATCGCGGAGGCCGACATGAGGGTGACGGTCAGGGTGAGCGCGGCCTTGCGGCCCTTGCGGTCACCGATCCGGCCGAGCAGCCAGCCGCCGACCGGCCGCATGAAGAAGCCGACGGCGAAGATGCCCATGGTGTTCATGAGGTTGGCGGTCTCGTTGCCTTCGGGAAAGAACGAGTCCGCGAAGTAGACCGCGAAGGTCGCGTACACGAACCAGTCGAACCACTCGACCATGTTGCCGGCCGAGCCGACCCAGATTTTCTTCCACTGCTCTCGTCCCATGGTTGGCCACCGTGCCCGAACCGCCGGAAGTCCAACAAGGGTGCAGGGCGCAACGATCGCGCGTACTTACGTGCGTTGCGTTCACGAACAGGTGAGGCTCAGCCGCCGGCGGTCAGCGAGTCGTCGATGAACTCCCGGACCAGGGACAGCGCCTGGTCCCGGCCGGTGCCCGGGAGGCCGACCGCCACATGGACGCTGAAGCCGTCCAGGAGGGCGCGCAGCCGGGTGGCGACGCGGTCGGCGTCCACCGGGCGGAACTCCCCGCGCGAGGCCCCCTCGGCGAGCAGCGCCACCAGGTCGCGGTGCCAGGCCCCCTCGATCGCGGCCTGCCGGGCCCGGGCGTCGTCGTCGGCGTCGCGCGAGCGGTTCCAGACCTCCAGCCAGAGCGTCCAGTGCGGGTCGCGGTGGCCGTCGGGCAGGTAGAGACCGATGTACGCGTCGAGCCGCTCACGGACCGTGCCCGGCCGCGACAGCAGCCGGCGCCGCTCGGCCCCGAGCCGGTCCTCGCTCCACTCCAGGGTCCGCAGCAGCAGCTCGTCCTTGGTGCGGAAGTAGTAGAGGAGGTGGCCGCTGCTCATGCCGACCTCGCGGCCGAGCCCGGCCATGGTGAGGCCGTCGAGGCCGCGGGCGGCGACGGTGGCCATGACGGCGGCGAGCACGTCCTCGCGGGGCGGGGCGGTGTTGCGGCGGCGCGGGGCGGGGGGCACGGTTCAGACCTTCGGCTGCTGCTGGGTGATGCAGTGGATGCCGCCGCCCCCGGCGAAGATCGCGCGGGCGTCGACGAGTGTCACCGTACGGCCGGGGAAGAGGCGGCGGAAGATTCCGGCGGCGAGCTCGTCGCGCGGATCGCCGAAGGCGCACAGGACGACGCCGCCGTTGCAGAGGTAGTGGTTGATGTAGGAGTAGTCGACCCACTCCCCGCCGGCCCGCAGCACGGTGGGTGCCGGGACCTCCACGACCTCCAGCGGCCGCCCCTTCGCGTCGGTCGCGGCGCGCAGCACGCGGACCGTCTCCCGGGTGATCTCGTGGTCCGGATGGGCCGGGTCCGGCTGGACGTGGGCGACGACGGTGCCGGGGCGGGCGAAGGCCGCGACGATGTCGACATGGCCGAGGGTGCCGTACGTGCCGTAGTCGCCCGCCAGCCCCCGGGGCAGCCAGATCGCCTTCTCGGTGCCCAGGCGCGCGTGCACCTCGGCCTCGACCTGCTCGCGGGTCCAGCCGGGGTTGCGCTCCCTGCCGAGCTGGACGGTCTCGGTGAGCAGGACGGTGCCCTCCCCGTCCACGTGGATGGCACCGCCCTCGTTGACCAGCGGCGAGCTGTGCACCGGGACACCGGCGAGAGCGGCGACCGAGCGGGCGATGTGCCGGTCGTGGTCCCAGCGGGCCCAGTCCTGGGCGCCCCAGCCGTTGAACGTCCAGTCGACGGCGGCCAGTTCGCTGCCGTCGGTGACGAAGGTGGGGCCGATGTCGCGCATCCAGGCGTCGTCGAGCGGGCGCACGGCCAGCTCCACGTCCGGGCCGAGGAGGGCGCGGGCGCTGTCCTCCTGGCCGGGGCCGACGACCATCGTGACGGGTTCGAAGCGGCGGACGGCCCGGGCGACGCGGGCCCAGGCGCGGCGGGCCTCGTCGAGTTCGGCCGCGGTCTCGAAGGTGGGGTTGGGGCCGGGCCAGGCCATCCAGGTGCGTTCGTGCGGGGCCCACTCGGGGGGCATGCGGAAGGTCATGGGAGCACAGGTCCTTACAGGAAGTAGAGCCGGTTGAGGGAGACCGAGTCGGCGGGCTCCGAGCTCAGCGGGTCGCCGTCCAGGGTGACGAGCCCGCTGCGCGCGTCCACGTCGACCGCTCCGGTACGGGAGTTGAGGCGCAGGTCGGCGGGGCCGATGCCGCGGGTGCCGCGGACGCCCACGCGCCGGCGCCGGGTCGGCATGGCGTCCGCGCCCAGCTGGGTGGCGGCCTGCGAGACGAAGGCGACGGAGAGATCGGCGGCGGTCGCCCCGTGCGCGCCGAACTGCGGCCCCAGCACCAGGGGTTCACAGGTGTCGGTGGCGGCGTTCGGGTCACCGGTGACCCCGTACGCCGGGAAGCCGGACTTGAGCACCAGCTGCGGCTTGGCCCCGAAGAACTCGGGGCGCCACAGCACGATGTCGGCGAGCTTCCCCGTCTCGATGGAACCGATCTCGTGCGCGAGGCCGTGGGCGATGGCCGGGTTGACGGTGAGCTTGGCGATGTACCGCAGCACGCGGGCGTTGTCGTCGCCCGGCCCGTCGCCCTCCATCGGCCCGAGTTCGGCCTTCATCTTCCCGGCCATGGCGAAGGTGCGGCGGACGGTCTCGCCGGCCCGTCCCATGCCCTGGGCGTCGGACGAGGTGATCCCGATGGCGCCGAGGTCGTGCAGCACGTCCTCGGCGCCCATCGTCCCGGCCCTGATCCGGTCACGGGCCATGGCGGCGTCACCCGGCAGGTCCGTCTTCAGGTCGTGAACGGAGACGATCATCCCGTAGTGCTCGGCGACCGCGTCCCGGCCGAAGGGCAGGGTGGGGTTGGTGGAGGAGCCGATGACGTTCGGCACGCCCGCCATCTTGAGCACGTTGGGGACGTGGCCGCCGCCGCAGCCCTCGATGTGGAAGGCGTGGATGGTGCGCCCCTCCAGGACGCGCAGGGTGTCCTCGACCGACAGGCACTCGTTCAGCCCGTCGCTGTGCAGGGCCACCTGGACGTCGTACTCCTCGGCGACGCGCAGCGCGGTGTCCAGGGCGCGGGTGTGCGCGCCCATGTCCTCGTGGACCTTGAAGCCGCAGGCCCCGCCCTCGGCGAGCGCCTCGACGAGCGGCGCCTGGTGCGAGGAGGAACCGCGGCCCAGGAAGCCGATGTTGACCGGCCAGGCGTCGAACGCGTTGAAGGCGTGGCGCAGGGCCCACGGCGAGTTGACGCCGACGCCCCAGACCGGGCCGAACTCCTGGCCGATGATCGTGGTGACGCCGGAGGCGAGCGAGGCCTCCATGATCCGCGGCGAGAGCAGATGGACATGGGTGTCGACCGCGCCGGCCGTGGCGATCATGCCCTCACCGGACACGATGGACGTGCCGGTGCCGACGACGACGTCCACACCGTCGAGGGTGTCCGGGTTCCCGGCCCGGCCGATCGAGGAGATGCGGCCCTCGCGGATACCGATCGAGACCTTCCGGATGCCCTGCACGGCGTCGATGACCAGCACGTTACTGATCACGACATCGCAGGTCTCCCGGACGGCGGCGGCCTTGAGGTGGATTCCGTCGCGGGCGGTCTTGCCGAATCCGGCGAGGAACTCGTCGCCCGGCTTCTGGGCGTCCGACTCGACCCGGACGATCAGCCCGGAGTCACCGAGCCTGACCCGGTCGCCGGCGCGCGGGCCGTGCACGGAGGCGTACTCGTGCGGATCGATGCTCATCGTGCCGCTCCCAGGTATCCGCAGGCCGCCGCGCGCCGCAGCGCCTCCTCGCGTGCGCCGGGGGCGTCGAGCGGTCCGTCGACCAGCCCGGCGAACCCGATCGCGACGCGGTCGCCGCCGATGGGCACGAGGCCCACCTCGGCCGACTCCCCCGGTCCGAAGCGGGCGGAGGAGCCCGCGGGCACGCAGAGCCGCATGCCGTACGCCGCGGCCCGGTCGAAGTCGAGCCGCGGGTTGGCCTCGAAGAAGTGGAAGTGCGAGGTCACGGAGACGGGGACGGTCGCGGTGTTGTGGACGGTCAGCCGCAGCACGGGCTCCGGCCCGGGCGTCGCGGGTCCGGGGACGACGGCGCCGGGCGCCTCGTCGCCGAGGCCCTCGCCCAGTGGCCGGGAGACCACGGCGAGCCGCGAACCGTCGTCGAAGACGGCCTCCACATGGACCTCGGTGACGACGTCGGCGACCCCGGGCAGCACATCGTCCGGGCCCAGCACCCGGCGCGCGGCCTCGATCGCCTCGGCGAGCCGGCGCCCGTCGCGGGCGGCCTCGCAGACGGTGTCCGCGATCAGGGCGGTGGCCTCGGGGACGTTGAGCCTCAGCCCGCGGGCCCGGCGGGCCCGGGCCAGCTCGGCGGCGCCGAAGAGCAGCAGCCGGTCGCGTTCGGTCGGGGTCAGTCGCACGTCGTCGCACCTCCTGGTTAGAGCAGCACTCTAACCAGTAGGCCGATGGAAATGAAACCGTTGACGATGTGTTTCGAGCGACGCTCCAAGTCCTGGCGGGCAAAAAAAGGCCGCGCCCCCGGGGGCGCGGCCTTCTTGTGCGGGCGGGTGGAGCGTGGCGGCTAGCCGAGCGGGTGCATCCAGCCGTGGGCGTCCTCGGCGGTGCCGCGCTGGATGTCCAGCAGGCGCTCGCGCAGCCCCAGGGTGACCGGGCCGGGCGTGCCGTCGCCCTGGGTCCACTCGCCGCCGGCGCTCTTCACGATGCCGACGGGGGTGATGACGGCGGCGGTGCCGCAGGCGAAGACCTCGGTGAGGGTGCCGTTCGCGGTGTCGTCGCGCCACTGGTCGATGGAGACGCGGCCCTCCTCGGGCTCGTAGCCGAGGTCCTGGGCGAGCCTCAGCAGCGAGTCGCGCGTGATGCCCGCGAGCAGGGAGCCGGTCAGGGCCGGGGTGACGATCTTGTTCCCGTACACGAAGTACAGGTTCATCCCGCCGAGCTCCTCGACCCACTTGTGCTCGACGGCGTCGAGGTAGGCGACCTGGTCGCAGCCCTTCGCGGCGGCCTCGGCCTGGGCGAGCAGGGACGCGGCGTAGTTGCCGCCGGTCTTGGCGTCGCCCATGCCGCCGGGGACGGCGCGGACGCGGTCCTCGGAGAGCCAGATGGAGACGGGCTTCACACCGCCGGGGAAGTAGGCGCCGGCCGGCGAGGCGATGACCAGGAAGAGGTACTCGTTGGACGGCCGCACACCGAGACCGACCTCGGTCGCGATCATGAACGGGCGCAGGTACAGCGACTCCTCGCCGCCGTGCTCCGGGACCCAGGCCGCGTCCTGGCGGACGAGCGCGTCGCAGGCGGCGACGAACGTCTCGACGGGCAGCTCCGGCATGGCCAGCCGGTTCGCGGAACGCTGGAAGCGCTCGGCGTTGGCCTCTGGGCGGAAGGTGGCGACCGTGCCGTCGGGCTGACGGTAGGCCTTCAGACCCTCGAAGATCTCCTGGCCGTAGTGCAGCGTCATGTTGGCGGGGTCGATCGACAGCGGCGCGTACGGGACGAGCTGGGCGTCGTGCCAGCCGCGGCCTTCGGTCCACTTGATCGTCACCATGTGATCGGTGAAGTAGCGGCCGAATCCGGGCTTGACCAGGATCGCCTCGCGCTCCGCGTCGGACAGCGGGTTCGAGGAGGGCTTGAGCTCGATCGTGGGCGTCGTCATGAGTGCGTGTCCTTCACCGGTTTTGTGTGTGTAGGACCACGCCCGCGCCAGCTCCTGTCGGACAGGTGCTAGGACGTCCGAGCTTCGCGGCAAGCCACGGTCCCGTTCGATTATCTCTCGTGGGTGGCCGTGCACGAAATGACGTGAATGCGGTCCAGGGTTCGATGGTGACACCCGGGGCCGCACAGGAGAAGCCGCCGGGTGCGTGTGCGACCCGGCGGCTTCTTGAGGGAGTCGTCGGATCAGCCCGCTACGCGTACCGCGAGCGCGTCGCCGATCTCGTCGGTGGTACGGGCGGTCCCGTCGCGCTCCGCGAGGTCGGCGGAGACGGCGTCCTCGATGCGCACGGCCTGGGCCTCGTAGCCGAGGTGGCGCAGCAGGAGGGCGACGGAGAGGATCGTGGCCGTCGGGTCGGCCTTGCCCTGGCCCGCGATGTCGGGGGCGGAGCCGTGGACCGGCTCGAACATCGAGGGGAAGGCGCCCGTCGGGT harbors:
- a CDS encoding MFS transporter translates to MGREQWKKIWVGSAGNMVEWFDWFVYATFAVYFADSFFPEGNETANLMNTMGIFAVGFFMRPVGGWLLGRIGDRKGRKAALTLTVTLMSASAILIAIAPTYDVAGYGGVAVLMLARLLQGLSVGGEYAASATYLTEASAPEKRGFASSFQYVSMTAGQLVGLGLQIVLQRNMSEAALHSWGWRIPFVVGALGAAIVFYLRRSMLETEVYAESGAAEQQDRGTLKVLWQHRREAFLVMALTMGGTVAYYTYTTYLTKFLSKSAGMDKSTASLVSFCALFVFMCVQPLAGMLSDRIGRRPLLITFAVGSTFLTVPIMTMLKHADTFWPAFGLALLALLVITGYTSINACVKAELFPTGIRALGVGLSYAVANALFGGTAEYVALWFKNAGIESGFYWYVAGCAAVSLVVYLTMRETRDIDLNRVAAGRSGEQAAPAGATSVTPAS
- a CDS encoding TetR family transcriptional regulator, which translates into the protein MPPAPRRRNTAPPREDVLAAVMATVAARGLDGLTMAGLGREVGMSSGHLLYYFRTKDELLLRTLEWSEDRLGAERRRLLSRPGTVRERLDAYIGLYLPDGHRDPHWTLWLEVWNRSRDADDDARARQAAIEGAWHRDLVALLAEGASRGEFRPVDADRVATRLRALLDGFSVHVAVGLPGTGRDQALSLVREFIDDSLTAGG
- a CDS encoding agmatine deiminase family protein is translated as MTFRMPPEWAPHERTWMAWPGPNPTFETAAELDEARRAWARVARAVRRFEPVTMVVGPGQEDSARALLGPDVELAVRPLDDAWMRDIGPTFVTDGSELAAVDWTFNGWGAQDWARWDHDRHIARSVAALAGVPVHSSPLVNEGGAIHVDGEGTVLLTETVQLGRERNPGWTREQVEAEVHARLGTEKAIWLPRGLAGDYGTYGTLGHVDIVAAFARPGTVVAHVQPDPAHPDHEITRETVRVLRAATDAKGRPLEVVEVPAPTVLRAGGEWVDYSYINHYLCNGGVVLCAFGDPRDELAAGIFRRLFPGRTVTLVDARAIFAGGGGIHCITQQQPKV
- a CDS encoding urease subunit alpha — translated: MSIDPHEYASVHGPRAGDRVRLGDSGLIVRVESDAQKPGDEFLAGFGKTARDGIHLKAAAVRETCDVVISNVLVIDAVQGIRKVSIGIREGRISSIGRAGNPDTLDGVDVVVGTGTSIVSGEGMIATAGAVDTHVHLLSPRIMEASLASGVTTIIGQEFGPVWGVGVNSPWALRHAFNAFDAWPVNIGFLGRGSSSHQAPLVEALAEGGACGFKVHEDMGAHTRALDTALRVAEEYDVQVALHSDGLNECLSVEDTLRVLEGRTIHAFHIEGCGGGHVPNVLKMAGVPNVIGSSTNPTLPFGRDAVAEHYGMIVSVHDLKTDLPGDAAMARDRIRAGTMGAEDVLHDLGAIGITSSDAQGMGRAGETVRRTFAMAGKMKAELGPMEGDGPGDDNARVLRYIAKLTVNPAIAHGLAHEIGSIETGKLADIVLWRPEFFGAKPQLVLKSGFPAYGVTGDPNAATDTCEPLVLGPQFGAHGATAADLSVAFVSQAATQLGADAMPTRRRRVGVRGTRGIGPADLRLNSRTGAVDVDARSGLVTLDGDPLSSEPADSVSLNRLYFL
- the ureA gene encoding urease subunit gamma; translation: MRLTPTERDRLLLFGAAELARARRARGLRLNVPEATALIADTVCEAARDGRRLAEAIEAARRVLGPDDVLPGVADVVTEVHVEAVFDDGSRLAVVSRPLGEGLGDEAPGAVVPGPATPGPEPVLRLTVHNTATVPVSVTSHFHFFEANPRLDFDRAAAYGMRLCVPAGSSARFGPGESAEVGLVPIGGDRVAIGFAGLVDGPLDAPGAREEALRRAAACGYLGAAR